Proteins found in one Pseudoxanthomonas sp. SL93 genomic segment:
- a CDS encoding MFS transporter, translating into MAMPEDTLRAGAVREDHVGVRERVATRVVFFIAGFAVSAWAPLIPFAKQRHALDDGQLGLLLLCLGVGSVLMMPLAGGLAARFGCRRMILVAGAVICLCMPALMLAPGVSVLALVLAVFGASLGVLDVVMNVQAVIVERAGGRAMMSGFHGMYSVGGIAGAGGVAAALALGVPPLLAISGTAGIAVLLLAGARRGLLVRGGEADHPAFVLPRGRVLLIGAVCFAMFLSEGAVLDWSAVFLTSVRNADPATAGFGYVAFAVTMTIGRLSGDRIVQALGAFRVVVCGALLAAAGFMLAILVPSALAGLAGFALVGAGAANVVPVMFSAAGRQRGMPTHLAVAAVTTMGYAGVLLGPAALGFIAQATSLAAALGLLVMLLVAVAAVARVATRD; encoded by the coding sequence ATGGCCATGCCGGAGGACACGTTGCGTGCCGGCGCGGTGAGGGAAGACCACGTCGGCGTGCGCGAGCGCGTCGCCACGCGTGTCGTCTTCTTCATTGCCGGATTCGCGGTGTCGGCGTGGGCGCCTTTGATTCCCTTCGCCAAGCAGCGGCATGCGCTGGACGATGGTCAGCTCGGCCTGCTGCTGCTCTGCCTGGGTGTGGGCTCCGTGCTGATGATGCCGCTGGCCGGCGGACTGGCCGCGCGTTTCGGCTGCCGGCGCATGATCCTGGTGGCGGGCGCGGTGATCTGCCTGTGCATGCCAGCCCTGATGCTCGCGCCGGGTGTATCGGTGCTGGCGCTGGTGCTCGCCGTGTTCGGTGCCAGCCTGGGCGTGCTTGATGTGGTGATGAACGTGCAGGCGGTGATCGTGGAACGTGCGGGGGGACGCGCGATGATGTCCGGCTTCCATGGCATGTACAGCGTCGGCGGTATCGCCGGCGCTGGCGGCGTGGCCGCCGCCCTGGCACTGGGCGTGCCGCCCTTGCTCGCGATAAGCGGCACGGCGGGGATCGCGGTCCTGCTGCTGGCGGGTGCGCGCCGCGGCTTGCTGGTGCGTGGCGGAGAGGCGGATCACCCCGCGTTCGTGCTGCCGCGCGGGCGTGTGCTGCTGATCGGTGCGGTGTGCTTCGCGATGTTCCTGTCCGAGGGCGCGGTGCTGGACTGGAGCGCGGTGTTCCTTACTTCCGTGCGCAATGCCGACCCCGCAACCGCCGGATTCGGCTATGTCGCGTTCGCGGTGACGATGACGATCGGCCGGTTGAGTGGCGATCGCATCGTGCAGGCGTTGGGTGCCTTCCGCGTGGTCGTGTGCGGCGCATTGCTCGCCGCGGCGGGATTCATGCTGGCGATCCTCGTGCCGTCGGCGCTGGCGGGGCTGGCGGGCTTTGCGCTGGTGGGAGCGGGCGCGGCGAACGTGGTGCCGGTGATGTTCTCCGCTGCCGGGCGCCAGCGTGGCATGCCAACGCATCTGGCGGTGGCGGCAGTGACTACGATGGGCTATGCGGGTGTCCTGCTGGGGCCCGCGGCGCTGGGCTTCATCGCCCAGGCGACCTCCCTGGCAGCGGCGCTCGGCCTGCTGGTGATGCTGCTGGTGGCGGTGGCCGCGGTCGCGCGCGTCGCCACGCGCGACTGA
- a CDS encoding bifunctional (p)ppGpp synthetase/guanosine-3',5'-bis(diphosphate) 3'-pyrophosphohydrolase: MNAPAPDIATLLQRPAAAALPPALRQALAGALASPGAADAARDAISVLADTLDTLAALSADGEVIAAAIVSALPGVQAALGTSLAKTYPGVADLVDGQAAAAQVWALHAEQARGANTEGLRRLLLAIVRDLRVVPILLARQLARMRDAASRPEAERIALARLTRDIHAPLANRLGIWQLKWELEDLAFRHLQPDTYKQIAAQLDDKRTGRERYIAAVIAALRQALEEHGIRADISGRPKHIYSIWRKMQRKQVSFDELYDLRAVRIAVDDVAACYAALGIVHALWVPIPSEFDDYIARPKANDYRSLHTAVVGPEGRTLEVQIRTHEMHAQAELGVAAHWRYKEGGGDKAFDRKIAWMRRLLDGAAEGAGGDSALAGDLDAELVEDRVYALTPKGEVVDLPRGGTVLDFAYHVHTMVGHRTRGAKVNGRIVPLNHALRSGDRVEILTAKAAEPRRDWLMPANAFLASGRSRDKVRAWFHKLDRARNLQAGRELLEKELKRLGLHHADLTGVAKKFHADSIDDLYIQVALGDVGPHQVGRALHEEQRAATQPAAPALPVRRTPKRAPLPSKSKFTVQGVGNLLVQLARCCQPVPGEPIAGYLTRGRGVTVHRANCASFMRMAASNPPRVLPVEWGQAGGGYEVDVQITGIDRKWLLKDITTLIAQEDANVLDINSQNSRSSGRVHLRLRLKVADFGQLSTLLGKLDALPGVEEARRSA; the protein is encoded by the coding sequence ATGAACGCCCCCGCCCCCGACATCGCAACGCTGCTGCAACGGCCTGCCGCCGCCGCGCTGCCGCCGGCATTGCGGCAGGCGCTGGCCGGTGCGCTGGCCAGCCCCGGTGCCGCGGACGCGGCGCGCGACGCGATCAGCGTGCTGGCCGATACGCTCGACACGCTGGCCGCACTGTCGGCCGATGGCGAGGTGATCGCCGCCGCCATCGTGTCCGCACTGCCCGGCGTGCAGGCGGCATTGGGTACGTCGCTGGCCAAGACCTATCCCGGCGTCGCCGACCTGGTGGACGGCCAGGCGGCCGCGGCGCAGGTGTGGGCGCTGCACGCGGAGCAGGCGCGCGGCGCCAATACCGAGGGTCTGCGCCGGCTGCTGCTGGCGATCGTGCGCGACCTGCGCGTGGTGCCCATCCTGCTGGCCCGCCAGCTGGCCCGCATGCGTGATGCCGCCAGCAGGCCGGAAGCCGAGCGCATTGCGCTGGCGCGGTTGACGCGCGACATCCATGCGCCGCTCGCCAACCGCCTGGGCATCTGGCAGCTGAAGTGGGAACTGGAAGACCTCGCCTTCCGCCACCTGCAACCGGATACCTACAAGCAGATCGCCGCGCAGCTGGACGACAAGCGCACCGGTCGCGAGCGCTACATCGCCGCGGTGATCGCGGCGCTGCGCCAGGCGCTGGAAGAGCACGGCATCCGCGCCGACATCAGCGGCAGGCCCAAGCACATCTACAGCATCTGGCGGAAGATGCAGCGCAAGCAGGTCTCGTTCGATGAGCTCTACGACCTGCGTGCGGTGCGCATCGCCGTGGATGACGTGGCGGCGTGCTATGCGGCGCTCGGCATCGTGCATGCCCTGTGGGTGCCGATTCCCAGCGAATTCGACGACTACATCGCGCGCCCCAAGGCCAACGATTACCGTTCCCTGCATACCGCGGTGGTCGGCCCGGAAGGTCGCACCCTGGAAGTGCAGATCCGCACGCACGAAATGCACGCGCAGGCCGAACTGGGCGTGGCCGCACACTGGCGCTACAAGGAAGGCGGTGGCGACAAGGCGTTCGATCGCAAGATCGCGTGGATGCGCAGGTTACTGGACGGCGCGGCGGAAGGCGCCGGCGGCGACAGTGCGCTCGCCGGCGACCTGGATGCCGAACTGGTCGAGGACCGGGTCTATGCCCTGACGCCCAAGGGAGAGGTGGTGGACCTGCCGCGGGGCGGCACGGTGCTGGATTTCGCCTACCACGTGCACACGATGGTCGGGCACCGCACGCGCGGGGCCAAGGTCAATGGCCGCATCGTGCCGCTCAACCATGCCCTGCGAAGCGGCGACCGGGTGGAGATCCTCACGGCAAAAGCCGCAGAGCCGCGCCGCGACTGGCTGATGCCGGCCAACGCGTTCCTCGCCAGCGGCCGTTCGCGCGACAAGGTGCGTGCGTGGTTCCACAAGCTGGACCGTGCCCGCAACCTGCAGGCCGGGCGCGAGTTGCTGGAAAAGGAACTGAAGCGACTCGGCCTGCACCACGCCGACCTCACCGGCGTGGCGAAGAAGTTCCATGCCGACAGCATCGACGACCTCTACATCCAGGTCGCGTTGGGCGACGTGGGGCCGCACCAGGTCGGCCGCGCGCTGCACGAAGAGCAGCGTGCCGCCACGCAGCCCGCGGCCCCGGCCCTGCCGGTGCGGCGCACGCCGAAGCGCGCGCCGTTGCCATCCAAATCCAAGTTCACCGTGCAGGGCGTCGGCAACCTGCTGGTCCAGCTGGCACGCTGCTGCCAGCCGGTGCCGGGGGAACCCATCGCCGGCTACCTGACGCGCGGCCGCGGCGTCACCGTGCACCGCGCGAACTGTGCATCGTTCATGCGGATGGCCGCGAGCAATCCACCGCGCGTGCTGCCGGTGGAATGGGGACAGGCCGGCGGCGGCTACGAGGTCGACGTGCAGATCACCGGCATCGACCGCAAGTGGCTGCTGAAGGACATCACCACGCTGATCGCACAGGAAGATGCCAACGTGCTGGACATCAACAGCCAGAACTCGCGTTCCAGCGGACGCGTCCATCTGCGCCTGCGGTTGAAGGTGGCGGATTTCGGCCAGCTGTCCACGCTGCTGGGCAAACTGGATGCGTTGCCGGGGGTTGAAGAGGCACGACGTTCAGCCTGA
- a CDS encoding Dps family protein — translation MAKPKTKPAKTKATPVSAPLASAPSAPNIDIGISGGERKKIADGLSRFLADSYTLYLKTHNFHWNITGAMFNSLHTMFETQYTEQWTALDEIAERIRALGFNAPGSYREFVNLTSIPEEPGLTDSADWREMVRQLVIGNEAVCRTARKVLDIADDADDAPTEDLLTQRLQTHEKYAWMLRSLLQ, via the coding sequence ATGGCCAAGCCGAAGACCAAGCCCGCCAAGACCAAGGCCACGCCCGTCAGCGCCCCCCTCGCATCGGCCCCCTCGGCCCCGAACATCGATATCGGGATCAGCGGCGGCGAACGCAAGAAGATCGCCGACGGCCTGTCGCGGTTCCTGGCCGACAGCTACACGCTTTACCTGAAGACCCACAATTTCCACTGGAACATCACCGGCGCGATGTTCAATTCGCTGCATACGATGTTCGAGACGCAGTACACCGAGCAGTGGACGGCGCTGGACGAGATCGCCGAGCGCATCCGTGCGCTGGGGTTCAACGCACCGGGTTCTTACCGCGAGTTCGTCAACCTGACCTCGATCCCGGAAGAGCCGGGCCTGACCGACAGCGCCGACTGGCGCGAGATGGTCCGCCAGCTGGTGATCGGCAACGAGGCGGTGTGCCGTACGGCGCGCAAGGTGCTGGACATCGCCGACGACGCCGACGACGCGCCGACCGAGGATCTGCTGACCCAGCGCCTGCAGACGCATGAGAAGTACGCCTGGATGCTGCGTTCGCTGCTGCAGTAA
- the hrpA gene encoding ATP-dependent RNA helicase HrpA, whose product MTTPPAPSPTHPDRAALDQARRALDRALSRDRGRLHGLWSRWQGKPADASARQAFEQALNASIASRQSRQSTVPAVTLDASLPIAREGERIIELIRNHQVVVIAGETGSGKTTQLPKLCLAAGRGVAGMIGCTQPRRIAARAVARRVAEELKTEVGRGVGFQVRFNDQVGEDTHIKFMTDGILLAEIASDRWLSAYDTIIVDEAHERSLNIDFLLGYLKQLLRKRRDLKVIVTSATIDTERFARHFDDAPVISVEGRTYPVEVRYRPLEGEAHEGEEDRGGDRTVNDAIVGAIDEITRLDARGDVLVFLPGEREIRDAHQALERRKYRQTEVLPLYARLSNQDQDRVFNPGPSRRIVLATNVAETSLTVPRIRYVVDPGFARVKRYSPRNKLDRLHIEPISQASANQRKGRCGRVAEGICYRLYAEADFQSRAEFTDPEIRRSSLGGVILRMLQLGLGRIEDFPFLEAPDERAVADGWQQLTELGAIDGERRLTAIGKQMARLPVDVKLARMLVAAQAAGCLRPMLVIASFLGIQDPRERPADARGAADTAHAQFADGRSEFVGVLRLWDAYRQAHEDLTQSKLRDWCGRHFLGFLRMREWRELHRQLRLLCEELGWKEEDADASMAPLLDGSRAPPVVRDDSAAAVKATRGQLHRAARLAREGKAEASPAPVAARAQQDQAPASGGYSERARASAYQTLHRALIAGLPTQIGHRTEKGDFQAPRQRRFLPFPGSALSKRTPPWLLAANLLDTQKVWGMTLAAIEPDWVIAELPHLLLRKHFDPHWSRAQGQVLASEQISLFGLVLAQKKPVHYGRIAPGEAHDIFVRQALVTGEISTRAAFVADNLKTLELAREEEAKLRRAGLVADEDWQARWYLDRVPSDIHSAAGLDGWWKALPADKRRALHWSLLDLLPGEGSEEDRFPKYFALGDARLPLHYRFEPGAADDGVTLEVPLHLLNALDPARLSWLAPGFVADKASGLIRSLPKAMRRNYVPAPDFARAFFEAFPKPSADDVRGELARFLSRATGVAVAAIDFDEAALEPHLRMNLRLREDPRGGGEGRVLAESRDLEDLRARFGDRAGQAFAARAGREMAAAGLHDFPAQPIPLQVPGEAGVPAYPALRDDGDSVALHVFADRAQAQAAHPRGVRRLLEFALADKVKQARKQLPVSPKTGLLYAAIESQERLRGDIVDAALNAVLADGLESIRDRAAFEQRREDAGRRLFGEAMERLKLAEAILSAVAELKPQLEAPLMGWARGNLDDLRDQLAALVHAGFLRETPADALAQLPRYLKAMTLRAERAKRDPARDQARMLELKPFVDALRQAVADGQGGQPEWQALRWDLEELRVSVFAQELGARSGVSPKKLAQRLQALRA is encoded by the coding sequence ATGACGACCCCGCCCGCACCTTCCCCCACCCATCCCGACCGGGCCGCCCTCGACCAGGCGCGGCGTGCGCTCGACCGCGCGCTGAGTCGCGACCGCGGCCGGCTGCACGGGTTGTGGTCGCGCTGGCAGGGCAAGCCGGCCGATGCCAGCGCGCGCCAGGCATTCGAGCAGGCATTGAACGCCTCCATCGCCAGCCGGCAAAGCCGCCAGTCCACCGTGCCTGCGGTGACACTTGACGCTTCCCTGCCGATCGCCCGGGAAGGCGAGCGCATCATCGAGCTGATCCGCAACCATCAGGTGGTGGTGATCGCCGGCGAGACCGGGTCCGGCAAGACCACCCAGCTGCCCAAGCTGTGCCTGGCGGCCGGTCGCGGCGTGGCCGGCATGATCGGCTGCACCCAGCCGCGCCGGATCGCCGCGCGCGCGGTGGCACGCCGCGTGGCGGAAGAGCTGAAGACCGAGGTGGGCCGGGGCGTCGGCTTCCAGGTGCGCTTCAACGACCAGGTCGGCGAGGACACCCACATCAAGTTCATGACCGACGGCATCCTGCTGGCGGAAATCGCCAGCGACCGCTGGCTGTCGGCCTACGACACGATCATCGTCGACGAGGCGCACGAGCGCAGCCTCAACATCGACTTCCTGCTCGGCTACCTGAAGCAGCTGCTGCGCAAGCGCCGCGACCTGAAGGTCATCGTCACCTCGGCGACCATCGATACCGAACGCTTCGCCCGCCACTTCGACGATGCCCCGGTGATCAGCGTGGAAGGCCGCACCTACCCGGTGGAGGTCCGCTACCGGCCGCTGGAAGGGGAAGCGCACGAGGGCGAGGAAGACCGCGGTGGCGACCGCACGGTCAACGATGCCATCGTCGGTGCCATCGACGAAATCACCCGGCTGGACGCGCGCGGCGACGTGCTGGTCTTCCTGCCCGGCGAGCGCGAGATCCGTGATGCGCACCAGGCGCTGGAGCGGCGCAAGTACCGGCAAACCGAAGTGCTGCCGCTGTACGCGCGCCTGTCCAACCAGGACCAGGACCGCGTGTTCAACCCGGGACCGAGCCGTCGGATCGTGCTGGCGACCAACGTGGCCGAGACCTCGCTGACCGTGCCGCGCATCCGCTACGTGGTCGATCCCGGCTTCGCCCGCGTCAAGCGCTACAGCCCGCGCAACAAGCTCGACCGCCTGCACATCGAGCCCATTTCGCAGGCCAGCGCCAACCAGCGCAAGGGCCGCTGCGGCCGTGTTGCCGAAGGCATCTGCTACCGCCTGTACGCCGAGGCCGATTTCCAGTCCCGCGCCGAGTTCACCGACCCCGAAATCCGCCGTTCCAGCCTGGGTGGGGTGATCCTGCGCATGTTGCAGCTGGGCCTGGGGCGGATCGAGGACTTCCCGTTCCTGGAAGCCCCCGACGAACGCGCCGTCGCCGATGGCTGGCAGCAGCTGACCGAACTGGGCGCGATCGACGGCGAACGCCGCCTGACCGCTATCGGCAAGCAGATGGCGCGGTTGCCGGTGGACGTGAAACTCGCACGCATGCTGGTCGCCGCGCAGGCCGCGGGCTGCCTGCGGCCGATGCTGGTGATCGCGTCGTTCCTGGGTATCCAGGATCCGCGCGAGCGTCCGGCCGACGCGCGCGGCGCAGCGGATACCGCGCATGCCCAGTTCGCCGATGGCCGCTCCGAATTCGTCGGTGTCCTGCGGCTGTGGGATGCCTATCGGCAGGCGCACGAAGACCTCACCCAATCGAAGCTGCGCGACTGGTGCGGCCGTCACTTCCTCGGGTTCCTGCGCATGCGCGAGTGGCGCGAGCTGCATCGCCAGCTGCGCCTGCTGTGCGAGGAACTCGGCTGGAAGGAAGAAGACGCCGATGCCTCGATGGCGCCGCTGCTCGACGGCAGCCGTGCGCCGCCGGTCGTGCGCGATGACAGCGCCGCCGCGGTCAAGGCGACCCGTGGCCAGTTGCACCGGGCCGCACGCCTGGCGCGGGAAGGCAAGGCCGAAGCCTCCCCTGCACCCGTGGCGGCGCGCGCGCAGCAGGACCAGGCGCCGGCCTCCGGCGGCTACAGCGAACGCGCGCGCGCCAGTGCCTACCAGACCCTGCACCGCGCGCTGATCGCCGGCCTGCCGACGCAGATCGGTCATCGCACCGAGAAGGGCGACTTCCAGGCGCCGCGCCAGCGCCGCTTCCTGCCGTTTCCCGGTTCGGCGCTGTCCAAGCGGACGCCGCCGTGGCTGCTGGCGGCCAACCTGCTGGACACCCAGAAGGTGTGGGGCATGACGCTGGCGGCGATCGAGCCTGACTGGGTGATCGCCGAGCTGCCGCACCTGCTGCTGCGCAAGCATTTCGACCCACACTGGTCGCGCGCGCAGGGGCAGGTGCTGGCATCGGAGCAGATCAGCCTGTTCGGACTGGTGCTGGCGCAGAAAAAACCAGTGCACTATGGCCGCATCGCGCCCGGCGAAGCACATGACATCTTCGTGCGCCAGGCCCTGGTCACGGGCGAAATCAGTACGCGCGCCGCGTTCGTGGCCGACAACCTGAAGACGCTGGAGCTGGCCCGCGAGGAAGAAGCCAAGCTGCGCCGCGCCGGCCTGGTGGCCGACGAGGACTGGCAGGCTCGCTGGTACCTCGACCGCGTACCGTCGGACATCCATTCCGCCGCCGGCCTGGATGGGTGGTGGAAGGCGCTGCCGGCGGACAAGCGCCGTGCCCTGCACTGGTCACTGCTGGACCTGCTGCCCGGCGAGGGCAGCGAGGAAGACCGGTTCCCGAAGTACTTCGCGCTCGGCGATGCGCGGCTGCCCCTGCACTACAGATTCGAGCCGGGTGCGGCCGATGACGGCGTGACGCTGGAGGTGCCGTTGCACCTGCTCAATGCACTCGACCCCGCGCGCCTGTCGTGGCTGGCACCGGGTTTTGTTGCCGACAAGGCGTCGGGCCTGATCCGCAGCCTGCCCAAGGCGATGCGGCGCAACTACGTGCCGGCGCCGGATTTCGCGCGGGCGTTCTTCGAGGCGTTCCCGAAGCCGAGCGCCGACGATGTGCGTGGCGAACTGGCGCGGTTCCTTTCCCGCGCCACCGGCGTGGCGGTCGCCGCCATCGATTTCGATGAGGCCGCGCTGGAGCCGCACCTGCGCATGAACCTGCGCCTGCGCGAAGACCCGCGAGGCGGCGGTGAAGGCCGCGTGCTGGCCGAGTCGCGCGATCTCGAGGACTTGCGTGCGCGCTTCGGTGATCGCGCCGGGCAGGCGTTCGCCGCGCGCGCGGGCCGCGAGATGGCGGCGGCCGGCCTGCATGATTTCCCGGCGCAGCCGATTCCGCTGCAGGTGCCGGGCGAAGCCGGGGTGCCCGCGTACCCCGCGTTGCGCGATGACGGCGACAGCGTGGCCCTGCACGTGTTCGCCGACCGCGCGCAGGCGCAGGCCGCACATCCGCGTGGCGTGCGTCGACTGCTGGAATTCGCCTTGGCCGACAAGGTGAAGCAGGCCCGCAAGCAGCTGCCGGTGTCGCCGAAGACCGGCCTGCTGTATGCCGCGATCGAATCGCAGGAACGCCTGCGTGGCGACATCGTCGATGCCGCGCTCAACGCGGTCCTCGCCGACGGACTTGAAAGCATCCGCGACCGCGCCGCGTTCGAACAGCGTCGCGAGGATGCCGGCAGGCGCCTGTTCGGCGAAGCGATGGAGCGCCTGAAGCTGGCCGAAGCGATCCTGTCCGCGGTGGCCGAACTGAAGCCGCAACTGGAAGCGCCGCTGATGGGCTGGGCGCGCGGCAACCTGGACGACCTGCGCGACCAGCTGGCCGCGCTGGTGCATGCGGGCTTCCTGCGGGAAACGCCGGCCGATGCCCTCGCGCAGCTGCCGCGCTACCTGAAGGCGATGACCCTGCGCGCGGAACGGGCCAAGCGCGATCCCGCGCGCGACCAGGCACGCATGCTGGAACTCAAGCCATTCGTGGACGCGTTGCGGCAGGCCGTGGCCGATGGGCAGGGCGGCCAGCCCGAATGGCAGGCGCTTCGCTGGGACCTGGAGGAACTGCGCGTATCCGTGTTCGCACAGGAACTGGGCGCACGGTCAGGCGTATCGCCAAAGAAGCTCGCGCAACGCCTGCAGGCCCTGCGCGCCTGA
- the recQ gene encoding DNA helicase RecQ codes for MSSPALETLQRVFGYSAFRGHQQAIVEHLAAGHDALVLMPTGAGKSLCYQVPALLREGTGIVVSPLIALMQDQVDALRQLGVRAAFLNSSLAADQAAQVEQALLRGELDLLYVAPERLLTPRFLSLLDRSRIALFAIDEAHCVSAWGHDFRREYLELALLHERWPDIPRIALTATADPPTQREIAERLNLVEAERFVSSFDRPNIRYTVVQKDNARRQLRDFLQKHRDEAGIVYCLSRKRVDQTAEFLAEQGFNALPYHAGLDAEVRAHNQRRFLREDGIVMVATIAFGMGIDKPDVRFVAHIDLPKSLEGYYQETGRAGRDGEAAEAWLCYGLGDMVLLKQMIEQSEAGEERKRLERRKLDQLLGYCESTQCRRQVLLAGFGETYPHDCGNCDNCLSPAETWDATQAAQKALSCVYRSGQRFGVNHVIDVLRGSQSERIQQCGHEHLTTYGIGKDLDAATWRSVFRQLVATGLLEVDAEGFGSLRLTEASRSVLRGERRLQLRRESRTTRDKDRGPRTGVSVAPEDLSRFQALRDLRALLAREQNVPAYVIFHDSTLRNIAEQQPATLDDLARVGGIGGTKLSRYGQQVLDALQAAG; via the coding sequence ATGTCGTCCCCCGCCCTTGAAACACTGCAGCGCGTCTTCGGTTACAGCGCCTTCCGTGGCCACCAGCAGGCCATCGTCGAACACCTCGCCGCCGGCCACGATGCCCTGGTGCTCATGCCCACGGGCGCCGGCAAGTCGTTGTGCTACCAGGTGCCCGCGCTGCTGCGCGAAGGTACCGGCATCGTCGTCTCGCCGCTGATCGCCCTGATGCAGGACCAGGTGGATGCGCTGCGCCAGCTGGGCGTGCGCGCGGCCTTCCTGAATTCGTCCCTGGCCGCCGACCAGGCTGCCCAGGTGGAACAGGCCCTGCTGCGGGGCGAGCTGGACCTGCTGTACGTGGCGCCGGAACGCCTGCTGACCCCGCGCTTCCTGTCGCTGCTGGACCGCAGCCGGATCGCCCTGTTCGCCATCGACGAGGCGCACTGCGTCTCCGCCTGGGGGCACGACTTCCGCCGCGAGTACCTGGAACTGGCCCTGCTGCACGAGCGCTGGCCGGACATCCCGCGCATCGCACTGACCGCCACCGCCGACCCGCCCACGCAGCGCGAGATCGCCGAGCGCCTGAACCTGGTGGAGGCCGAGCGTTTCGTCAGTTCGTTCGACCGCCCCAACATCCGCTACACCGTCGTGCAGAAGGACAACGCGCGCCGCCAGCTGCGGGATTTCCTGCAGAAACATCGCGACGAGGCGGGCATCGTCTATTGCCTGTCGCGCAAGCGGGTGGACCAGACCGCCGAGTTCCTGGCCGAACAGGGCTTCAATGCGCTGCCCTACCACGCCGGCCTGGACGCCGAGGTGCGCGCGCACAACCAGCGCCGGTTCCTGCGCGAGGACGGCATCGTCATGGTGGCGACGATTGCCTTCGGCATGGGCATCGACAAGCCGGACGTGCGTTTCGTGGCGCACATCGACCTGCCCAAGTCGCTGGAAGGCTACTACCAGGAAACCGGGCGCGCCGGCCGCGATGGCGAGGCTGCCGAGGCCTGGCTGTGCTACGGGCTGGGCGACATGGTGCTGCTGAAGCAGATGATCGAGCAGTCCGAGGCCGGCGAGGAACGCAAGCGGCTGGAACGCCGCAAGCTTGACCAGTTGCTGGGCTACTGCGAATCGACCCAGTGCCGCCGGCAGGTGCTGCTGGCCGGCTTCGGCGAGACCTACCCGCACGACTGCGGCAACTGCGACAACTGCCTGAGCCCGGCCGAGACATGGGATGCCACCCAGGCCGCACAAAAAGCGCTGAGCTGCGTCTACCGCAGCGGCCAGCGCTTCGGCGTGAACCATGTGATCGACGTGCTGCGTGGCAGCCAGAGCGAACGCATCCAGCAGTGCGGCCACGAACACCTGACCACGTATGGCATCGGCAAGGATCTGGATGCGGCGACGTGGCGCAGCGTGTTCCGCCAGCTGGTCGCCACCGGACTGCTGGAAGTCGACGCCGAAGGCTTCGGCAGCCTGCGCCTGACCGAGGCCAGCCGCAGCGTGCTGCGGGGCGAACGTCGCCTGCAGCTGCGCCGGGAAAGCCGCACCACGCGCGACAAGGACCGCGGCCCGCGTACCGGCGTGTCGGTGGCGCCGGAAGACCTGTCGCGCTTCCAGGCCCTGCGCGACCTGCGCGCGCTCCTGGCGCGCGAACAGAACGTGCCCGCCTACGTCATCTTCCACGACAGCACCCTGCGCAACATCGCCGAACAGCAGCCCGCCACGCTGGATGACCTGGCGCGCGTGGGCGGCATCGGCGGCACCAAGCTGTCCCGTTACGGACAGCAGGTACTGGACGCGCTGCAGGCGGCGGGATGA